GCAGCCGGTCGAACAGGGTGCGGCCGGGGTCCTTGGCCTGGTCCAGCACCCGGTAGTTAAACCGCAGCCAGCTCAGGTCGCGGCTGATGTATTTGCTTTTGCGGATAAGGTCGGCGGACTTGAACAGTTTCATAAGCGGGAATGCGAAAGGCCGGACAAAATACGAGCAATCCGGCCTAGAATGTACGCTTAGCCCGGAATAATAGCCGTGGCTTCTATCTCCACCAGCAGCCGCGCATCCAGCAGGGCCGTAACCGCCAGCATAGTCGAGGCCGGCCGGATGCTGCCAAACACCTCTTCGTGGGCCCGCCCCACGGCTTGCCAGTCAGCTACATTGGTGAGGTAGATGCGGGTGCGCGTCACGTGTTCCAGCGCGGCGCCGGCTTCCTGTAACGCCGCTGCTATTTTCTCCAGTATCCGCCGGGCCTGGCTGTAGGCATCGGTGCCCGTGATGGCGTCGCCGTCCTGGGCCGTGGTGCCGGCCACTTCCACCACATTACCCACCCGCACGGCGCGGGAGTAGCCGACGATAGATTCCCAGGGAGCCCCGGAGGCAATGAGTTGTCGAGTCATAAGGCAGGCGGTTGAAGTGGGCAGCGGAAACAAAGCACGAGAAAAAACCAAGTCTTTTCTGAAAACGACACGGCGCACCATCGGGCCGCTGCTGCTGCGGGAGTTTCGGGGGCGGTGGTACGTGCTGGGCCAGATGCAGGGCAGCGGCCGGCTCGCCTGCTTCGGTCTCGACCGGATTCAAGCCCTGGCCCCTACTGGCCGCACCTTCACCCCGCCCACCGATTTCGACGCAGCTACATATTTCGCGCACTGCTTTGGTATTACCCGCCCCGCCGATGGCCACGAGCCCCAGCAGGTTCTGCTGCGCTTCGAGCCGGTGCAGGGCCGCTACGCGCTGAGCTATCCGCTGCACAGTTCCCAGCAGGTGGTGCTACACACCGAAGATGAACTCCGCCTCCGCCTGACCGTGTATGACACGCACGAGCTACGCATGGAGCTACTTAGCTACGGCCCGGAAGTGGAGGTGCTGGCTCCAGCGGAGCTGCGCGAATGGCTCCGGCAAAGTCACAGTTTGGCAATGTCCATCTGAATTGAAAAAGGCCCGCCGTAAGTATGGCGGGCCTTTTATGCTTTCATCAACTTCGCAGCTCTACGACGCCCGCCGTAGCTGCTGCTCAATGGCATCCACACGGTGCTCCAAGCCATTCAGCCGTTCTACTGCCTCCGCCAAGCGCATTACCGACAGCCGAAGCTCGCCGATGGCCAGGTTGGTTTGGGCTTGTTGCTGCTCCAGTCGATCCAGCCGCTGATTGGTTTGCTGTTGCTGAATTTTCAGCTCACGCACTTCCTCAATCAGCGTATCCTGCCTGCCAAGCTGCTCCGTTAGTAATTCAATTATCCGGTCCTCGCCTTTCATAAGTTTTTAAACGTGCTACGACTAACAAGGTAAGCACTCCCCCAACAAAAACCGCCACCCCAAACGGAGCAGCGGCTTTGTTACTACAGAGTTTACTTCATCCGCGAAATCTGCTTAATTCGCGTACGTCCGTGATTTAGACGTCCAGCTTGGCGTACTTGGCGTTCTTCTCGATGAAGTCGCGGCGGGGAGCCACTTCGTCGCCCATGAGCATGGAGAACAGGTGGTCGGCTTCGGCAGCCGAGTCTACGGTTACCTGCTTCAGGGAGCGGGTGTCGGGCTGCATGGTGGTTTCCCAGAGTTGCTCGGCGTTCATCTCGCCCAAGCCCTTGTAGCGCTGCACGTTTACCGTTTCGGGGCGGCCTTTGCCCATTTCTTCTTGGGCCTGTGCACGCTCCTCCTCGGTCCAGCAGTAGCGCTCCTCCTTGCCCCGCTTCACCAGGTACAGGGGCGGCAGCGCAATGTAGATATAGCCGCGGTCCACCAGCTCACGCATGTAGCGGAAGAAGAAGGTCAGAATCAGCGTCCGGATGTGCGAGCCGTCAATATCCGCATCGGTCATGATGATGACCTTATGGTAGCGCAGCTTGGCCGTGTTCAAGGCTTTGGCGTCGGCCTCAATGCCCTTTTCAGGGTCGGCGGGCACGCCGAAGGTCACGCCGAGGGCCGTAATCATGTTGCGGATTTCCTCGTTCTCGAGGATGCGGTGCTCCTGGGCCTTCTCCACGTTCAGAATCTTACCCCGCAGCGGCAGGATGGCTTGGAAGGCGCGGTTGCGGCCCTGCTTGGCCGTACCGCCGGCCGAGTCACCTTCTACGAGGTAGATTTCGCAGATTTCGGGGTCCGACTCGGAGCAGTCGGCCAGCTTGCCGGGCAGGGAGGTGGAGCCGAGCACGGTTTTGCGCTGCACCATCTCGCGGGCCTTGCGGGCGGCAATACGGGCCTTGGCGGCCAAAATCACCTTTTCCACGATGATGCCGGCTTCCTTGGGATTCTCCTCCAGGTACTGCGCCAGAATCTCGCCCACCACGGTGTTCACGGCTCCGCTTACCTCACTGTTGCCCAGCTTGGTTTTAGTCTGTCCCTCAAACTGCGGCTCCTGCACCTTCACCGAAATTACGGCCGTCAGGCCTTCGCGGAAGTCTTCACCGGAAATCTCCACCTTGGCTTTCTCCAGCTTGCCCGACTTGTCGGCGTAGGCCTTGAGCGTGCGGGTTAGGGCGGCCCGGAAGCCGGCCACGTGGGTGCCGCCTTCGTGGGTGTTGATGTTGTTGACGTAGGAGAAGATGTTCTCCTGGTAGGAGTCGTTGTACTGCAAGGCCACTTCCACCGGCACGTTGCCTTTCTCGCTCTCCACGTGAATGGGGGCGGGCATCAGGGCGTGGCGCTCCGAGCCGTCGAGGTACTGCACGAACTCGGCCAGGCCGCCTTCCGAGTAGAAGGTTTCGGTGAGGAACTCCTCGCCGTTTTCGCCCGGCTCGCGGCGGTCGGTGAGGGTGATGCGGATGCCTTTGTTGAGGTAGGACAGCTCCCGCAGGCGCGAGGCAATGGTGGCGTACTTATATACCGACTCGGTGAAGATGGTATCGTCAGGCAGGAAGTCGACCTGGGTGCCGTGCTCGTCGGTTTCGCCGATTTCCCGCACCGGGTACTGGGGCGCCCCGATTTTGTACTCCTGCTCGTAGATTTTGCCGTTGCGGCGCACGGTTACTTTCAGGTCCTGGCTCAGGGCATTCACGCAGCTCACGCCCACGCCGTGCAGGCCCCCGGATACTTTGTAGGTGTCCTTGTCGAACTTACCGCCGGCGTGCAGCACGGTCATTACCACTTCCAGGGCCGAGCGTCCTTCCTTCTGGTGAAAATCCACCGGGATGCCGCGGCCATTGTCGCGGACGGTAATCGAGTTGTTTTCGTTGATGGTGACGTGAATCGTGTCACAGTAGCCGGCTAGGGCTTCGTCAATTGAGTTATCTACCACTTCCCACACCAAGTGGTGCAGGCCTTTCACTCCAATATCACCGATGTACATGGCCGGGCGCTTACGCACGGCCTCCAGCCCTTCGAGTACCTGAATGCTATTGGCGGAATACTCGGCCGGGGCTTTTTTCTCTTTGGTTTCGCTCATCTTGCAGTAGGTTCAGCGCTAAGTGCGTAAGTAGGCAAAGCTACCGAAAATATTCGGTTTTTGCCGCGGTTTACGCGGTTTTGGACATTCATATTCTAACACCAAAATATGACTATGAGTGCCCCCGCCCATACTATTTTCGCCAGGCCGACAGCTCAGCCGTAGCGAAGCTAAGGCCTTGATACTGTTGGGTCCACTATCAGACCAGAAAGCCCGCCTGCACTGCGCTACAGCTGAGCAGCAGGTACGCAGGCTGTATAAGGCGCCGCCCGGCCCGGAGTAACCGTCCGTGGCCCTGGTAAGGATGTGATGAGGCGGCGTGTTGTGCTTCCTCAGCCGCCTCGCTGTGTGCCCCTGCCAGCTTCCCCGAGCCCTCACGCGCCGTTGAATAGCGGGGCCCGCTGAAAGCAGAAACAACCTGCATAAAGTAGGCAGCTAGCTCAATCAGTTTGTCGGGCCGTTGTCGACGCGTGCTTCAATGGTTTGCTGCACGTCGGCCGGCACGGCCGAGAGCAGGTCGAGCCCCGTAGTGGCTTCGATGGCGTCGACGCTGACGCGGTAGCTTCCCCAGTTCAGGCCGACGGTGTTGTCGTTGGGCAGGTTGACGGCAATAACGCGGGTGGAGCCGCCGACGCGGGCCGCGTCATCCTTGCCCACGGGCAACACCACCACCACTTTCCAGCAGCGGTCCGGCACCGTCACGCGGCCCTGGTCGAGGGTGGTGGCGGGGCCATTGGCGCCGGTGCCGCCGCGGCCGTAGCTGCCGCAGACGATGTACAGCTCCTGGCCCTGGCTGGCAAGGGTGCGGCAATATTCCTCCAGGCTGGCCCAGGTTTGCTGGTTGAGGCGGGAAGCCTGGGGCACCATATTGGTCATCAGGAAGGTGGCCGAGTTATCGGCGACGGTGCGGGTACGGTCGGCGGAGGGACACATGTGGCCCCGGTCGAAGCCCGAGCCGCTGTAGCTACCGCCGCCCACGTGGTACCAGCCGGCCGGCAGGTCTTCATCGGGCCGGAAATCGTCCTGGCGGGCCGCTGCGCCGCGCCAGCTGGCATCCAGGTGCCAGCTAACCCAGTTCGGAATGCCCCGGTCGCGGTGGTAGCTCAGCGCGTACTGGGGCCGGCTGAGCAAGTAGTTGGCGGGCTGCTTGGCGTCGGTGGTGGCGCCGCTGGGGTTGCCCAGCGTCAGGTGTTCCGGCAGGGCCGGGCTGGGGTCGTCGGAGCCAGAGCAAGCGCCGGCTATTAGAGCCAGGATGCCCCAGGCGGGCCAATGTAGTGTGCGCATGGAGTACACGGGATACGGTGGGTATATCCTCGCCACAAAGCTAGCTGCTGACGCCACTATCCAAAACCCTCGCGCCGCCCCACCGGAAGCGCGGCGGACCGAGCCCCTGGCCGGCTGCCTACACCAGCTTGTCGGGCGTAATCGGCAGCTCACGCACGCGCTTGCCCGTTGCGTTGAACACGGCATTGGCAATGGCTGGGGCCACCCCGATGATGGCAATTTCCCCAATGCCTTTGGTGCCCAGGGCATTCACGTGCGGGTCGGACTGATTGACGAACAGCACTTCCACGGCCGGGGCGTCGGCGTGCACGGGCACGTGGTAGTCGGCCAGGTCTTTGGTGACGTAGCGGCCGAACCGGTCGTCGATAACGGCCGCTTCCATGAGCGCCATACCAATGCCGCCCACGGCTCCGCCCTTCATCTGGTTGCCGGCGGTTTTTTTGTTGACGATGGTGCCCGCATCGGCGCAGGAAACCAGCTTGCTCACCCGCACCTCGCCCGTGAGCGGATGCACCCGCACCTCAGCAAAGTGCACGGAGAAGGAGTACATGGAATACTGCCGGTGGTTCTCGCCGTCGGGTTTCGACTCCACGGTAACTACTCCCCCATCGGCCTGCCGCAGCAGGTCGGCGTAGCTGGCGCGGGCGGCGGGGTTGCCATTCAAGGTCAGGTAGCCATCGGCCAGCACTACATCCTCTTTCCTTGCCGAAGCAAAAGCCGCGTTGCTGGCGGCCGCCAGGGTGCGCAGCTTCTCTTTCAAGGCCAGGCAGGCTTCCTGCACGGCGGGGCCTACTGTATTCACAATGGCCGACCCGCCTTGCGTGGGGGCGGGGGCAAACTGTGAATTCCCCCACTCAAACCTGATTCTATCGGGCGACAGGCCCAGCGTGTCGGCGGCAATCTGGGTCATGGCCGTGCCCGTGCCGGGGCCGATATCGGTGACGGCGCTTTGCAGCACCACCGTGCCGTTGGGCAGCAGCCGGGCGTTGGCCTTCGAGGAGCCGCGGTGCGCCCCGAAGGTGCCCACGCCCATGCCGTAGCCCACCAGCCACTCGCCGTCGCGCAAGCTGCCGGGCTTGAGTTGGCGCTTGCTCCAGCCGATACGCTCGGCGCCCATCTGGTAGCATTCCTTCAGAAACTTGCTCGACCAGGGCCGGCCGTTTTCAGGGTCCCGGTCGGTGTAGTTGCGCAAGCGGAACTCCAGCGGGTCCAGGTTCAGCAGGTGGGCCATTTCGTCCATGGCCGACTCCAGGGCAAAGGCTCCGGTGGCCTCCCCAGGGCCCCGCATCCAGATGGGCGTGCTCACGTCGAGGGCGGCAATGCGGTAGCGGGTATTCACGTTGGGCGACTGGTACATCATGCGCGTCTGCTGCACCGTCGACTCGGTGAACTCCTCGTAGCTCGACGTCTGCCCAATGGCTTCGTGGGTGATGGCCGTAATCCGGCCGTCGGGCGTGGCGCTCATCCCGATTTTCTGCCAGGCATAGGGGCGGTAGCCCACCATGGTGGTCATCTGCTCGCGGGTGAGCATGAGCTTCACCGGCCGGTTGACTTTGCGGGCCGCAATGACGGCAGCCGACTCGTGCGGCCAGCTGTGCAGGGCGTTGCCAAAGGCCCCGCCCACGAAGGTGGCAATGACCTTGACGTTTTCTTCGGGCAGATTCCACTCCTTGGCGAAGTCGCGCCGCGTGGCCAGGGTGCCTTGCGTCTTGTCGTAGAGGGTCAGGCGGTCGGGTGCTTCCCAGTGGGCGATGATGGACTGTAGCTCTATCGGGTGGTGCACTTCGGTCGGAATAACGTATTCCGCTTCGAGCTTCACCGCACCGGTCTGGTAGGCATCGGCTGTGCCGCGCACGTAGTCGGCTACTCCCGACTTAGGGTTTTTCTTGGCTTGGGTGGGCACAAAGGCCTGCTTCACGCCCACGGCCATGTCGGTTTCGTGTTTTTCCGGCTCGTACTGCGCCTGCACCAGCCGCGCCGCGAAGCGGGCCCGCTCCAGGGTATCGGCCACTACTACGGCAATGGGCTGGTCGTTGAAGCGCACCTTGTCGTCATGGAATACCTTCAGCCGGCCGCCCACGGTCTGGGGCTGCGAGGGGTCCTTGCCCGTGGGGGTGAAGCCCGGCACCTTGGGCGAGTTCAGGTGGGTGATGACGGCCAGCACGCCGGGTGCCCGCTCGGCGGCACGGGTGTCAATACTCTTGATGCGCCCCTTGGCTATGGTGCTGCCCACCAGCACGGCGTAGCTCATGTTGGGCAGCTCATATTCCGCCGAGTACGTGGCCGCGCCCGTCACTTTCAGGCGGGCGTCCACCCGGTTCATGCCGGCTCCGATGTGCTTCTCTACTGGCTTCATGATGCAGGTAAATGGATTAGGCGGCAGCCGCGGTGTTGAGGGCCTGCACCAGGGTATTGGGCGCCAGCCGGAGCTTGTATTCGTTGTGCTTGAAGGCGCGGGCGCCCTGCATGGCCACCGTGGCGGCCTGGCGGAAGGTTTCTTCGGTGGCGGGCTTGCCCACCAGCGCCTGCTCGGCAGCCAACAGGCGCCAGGGCTTGTGGGCCACGCCGCCCAGAGCCAGCCGCGCGGCCCGGATAGTAGTGCCATCGAGGTCCAGCGCCGCGGCAGCCGATACCAGGGCAAAGGCGTAGGAGGCCCGCTCCCGCACTTTGTAGTAGCTCACGTGCTTGGTAAAAGGCCCATCGGGCACGTGCACGGCCGTAATAAGCTCGCCGGGCTCCAGCGTCGTGTCCTTTTCGGGCGTGTCGCCGGGCAGGCGGTGCAGGTCGGCGAAGGGAATGCTGCGGTTGCCTTTCGGGCCGCTGACCTGCACCGTGGCATCTAGCGCCACCAGGGCCACGCTCATGTCGGAGGGGTGCACGGCAATGCACTTGTCGGAGAAGCCGAAAATGGCGTGCATCCGGTTGATGCCTTCCAGCGCCCCGCAGCCCGAGCCCGGCTCCCGCTTGTTGCAGGGCAGGGCCAGGTCGTAGAAATAGGGGCAGCGGGTGCGCTGCAGCAGGTTGCCACCGGTGGTGGCCATGTTGCGCAGCTGGGCCGAGGCCCCGGCGTTGATGGCCTGCACCAGCAGCGGCTGCCGCTCGCGCACCTGCCGGTCGTCGGCCACGGTGGCGTTTAGCGCCAGCGCCCCAATGCGCAGGCCGTTGTTGTCGTGCTCAATCTTGGTTAGCGGCAGGCGGTTGATGTCCACCAGCTTCTGCGGGGTCATCACGCCGCGCTTCATCAGGTCGACAAGGTTGGTGCCGCCGGCAATGAACGTGGCCGTGGGGTCGTTGGCCACGGCGTCGATGGCCGCCTGCGGCTTGGTGGGGCGGATGTACCGGAACGGGTTCATACTTTCTGTCCTCCGTTTTTCACTTCCTGAATAGCCGCCACAATGTTGGTGTAGGCTCCGCAGCGGCAGATGTTGCCGCTCATAAACTCCCGGATTTCCGCCTCCGAGCCCGCGTGACCTTCGCGCACGCAGGCCACGGCCGACATAATCTGGCCCGGCGTGCAGTAGCCGCACTGGAAGCCGTCGTGCTTGGCAAAGGCCTCCTGCATGGGGTGTAGCTTGTCGCCGTCGGCCAGGCCTTCGATGGTGGTAATTTCCCGCCCCTCGTGCATCACGGCAAAGCTCAGGCAACTGTTGACGCGCTGCCCGTCCACGTGCACGGTGCAGGCCCCGCACTGGCCGTAGTCGCAGCCTTTCTTGGTGCCAGTCAGGTGCAATTGTTCGCGCAGCAGGTCGAGCAGCGTCGTGCGGGGCTCCACCTTTAGCTTGTGTTTTACGCCGTTGACTTTCAAGCTCAGCGGAATTTTCTCGAAGGCCTCCGCCACCCGTTCGTCGAGCTGGGCAGCGGCGGCTTCCACGACGGGACCGGGCACGAGGGCCAGGGCCGTGAGCAGCGACGACTGTTTGAGAAAGGTGCGCCGGTTTTCGTCGTGGTTGGCCGGCAGTTCAGGCTCAGGATTCATAGCCATGAGGAAAAAAAGAAGTAAACAGAAGCTTGAACACGCCGGCCGCCAGGCCGTGGCCGCCAGCAAGACGGCCCCAATACGTAAGGCCGCTTTTCAGCCCGCGGTTGCAGTCAGGTTTGAGGCTTCCAACGAAGCCGGACCCTCCCCCACCGGAATGCTGGACCAGCGAGGGCGTGGTCGCCACCTTGTGTATAAGGTAGCCAGATCAATCACAACTCGGTGGCGCACATCTCCTTTGACCATGCGCTTATACGCAGGGCTACTATCTTGGATGTCAATCATCTCGATGTCCAAAACAATGGCACGCTCGGCGGCACGGGCCAGTGTTACGCTGTTGCGGCCCTGCCGCCGATGGTACAAGCGAAGTTCTTGCGGCGACGGGGCGAAAAACGACGCTATGCCTCGCGTCCGCACCTGGGCAGCGGCCTCCGGCAAGTAGACCGTGCTCCAACGCACGACGGCGCTGGTCAGCGGGTTCCGGCGTTTGCTTCGCTACTGTAGCTCAAAAGTCACCGTTACGTTCTTTGCTCCCAGGGCAGCCGCCAGTCCCGCCGGGTTATCAATTCGGCCCAGCCGGGTGTAGTGGTACCTTGTAGCAAAGGGCTGGTAGAACAGCACCAGCGTGGTTGAGCCGTAGAGCATCAAGTCGCCGGTCTGGATTGTGCCGGGGCTGGTGGCGTTGGTGGGCAGGCTTGCCGGGAGGTCGTAGTACTTCTCATTGCCGTTCAACTCGGTCATCGAAACGGTTAGCGGTAGCCGGGCCTTGAAGGCGGCTGCGGTAGGATTGTCGAGCAGAGTGGCGGTAAATGCTGTCGAACCAATCCGGATGCGGAGCCGATTACTTATCGTGCTGGCAGCGCCGGGTGCCGTGTTGGAGGTATTCTGAGCCATGGTATCATCCGTTTTACAAGTCCCATTATCGGCAAAAAGTAGCAGCAGGGCCAACAGAAGCAGCGGTGAGTGTTTCATACCCTTTGCCCGATAGTGTGAGAGTGTCAGGTGGAGTGGGCCCCGGCTCGAACTCGCCCCTCTACGCCGTTAACTAGCGGGTTGTCTTGCGGCGGCGAGTACACCTACACGGTGCCCGTGAGGCGCTGAGTTGGAGCTAGGTTTTCTTTCGGGAACATGACCTTTTGTACCGGGGCAGCGGTGGCCGATGCTTCTGGGCCAGGCTGCGCGTTTGGTGCGGCGGTTCGTTCGGGCCGGGCGGTGAGGTCCATATAGCGTCTCGGGGGCAGGTACTCAGCACACAGCATTCGGTGCATTCAGGGAGGTTTACGTACATTTTTCTGCGCGGGATGAGCCTGCTTCCGCCAGCCGAAGCGTAGCGGGGTGCGCCGGAACGAAGCCGCGCCGCTAGCCAGGCTCTGCCCCCTCGGCTATGCTCCCCTACCGCCACCTGAACCTGCCCGACGCATACAACTTCTCCGCTAGAATAGCCCCGGCCGCCCCCGGAGCCTACGGGACGGGGGAAGGCTGGCGGGGAAAGTACACGGCAAAGGTGGAGCCCTGGCCCAGCTGGCTCTGCACCGTGATGTGGCCCCCGGCGTTTTCAACCATGCGCTTAACCATGTAAAGGCCGATGCCAGTGCCCTCGACGTGAGTGTGCAGGCGCTGGAACAGCTGAAACAGTTGCTCCTGCCCGTGCGCCAGGTCCAGGCCCAGGCCGTTGTCCTGTACCTGCAGCACCTGGTAGCCCGCCTCGGCGCGGCAGCGGATGTGCACCCGCGGCACGCGGTCGGGGTGGCGGTACTTGAGGGCGTTGCTGAGCAGGTTGTACACGACCGAGCGCAGGTTCTTCTCCGAGAAGATCAGCCGGCAGTCGGCCGGCACGTCGACCTCGAGACGGGCCTGGGTGGCGAGCAGCAGGGGCGTCAGGTCGAGGCGGACTTCCTCGATGACGGCGGCCAGCGCCACCTGCGCCAGGGGCGGGTTGTACTCTTTCTGCAAACGCGAGACGTCAGTGAGGTGGGCAATGGTGCGCTTGAAGCGCTCCACCGCCTCCTGCATCAGCTGCAGCATCTGGGGCACGTCGCCCACGCGGCTGGCGGCGGGCAGCTCGTGCTGCAGGGCCAGCAGCAGGCCCTCGATGTTGGTGATGGGCGCCTTCAGATCGTGCGAGGCCGTGTAGATGAAGTTGTCCAGGTCCACGTTCGTGCGCTGCAGCTGGCGGTTCGCCTCCTGCAGCTCCTCATTGGTAGCGGTAAGCTCCTCGTTGATGGCCGCAAGCTCTTCGTTGAGGTCCTGCACCTGCCGGCGGGCGCGCACCTGCTCGGTTACCTCAAACACAAAGTTGACAATGGCGTTGACCTGGCCGTGCTCGTCGCGCCGGGCCTGGTAGACGAAGGTGAAGTAGCGGTCCTCCAGCTCGCCCTCGCCCTCGGCGCGGGCCACGGGAATGAGCAAGTCCTGCACCTGGTGGGTTTCCCCCGTCGCGTAGGCGTGGCGCAGCAGCGCTTCCACGTCCGTGCCGACCAGCTCGGGCAGGGCCTCGAACAGGGGCCGGCCCAGCAGCGCGCGGCCGGGCAGCAGACGCTGGTAGCTGGGGTTGATGAACTCATACACCAGGTTGGGGCCGGCGTGGATGCAAATGCCGGCCGGGGCCTGCTCGAACAGGGCGTAGAGCCTGCGCTGCTGGACCTCGCGCTCCTGCCGCGCCCGTACCTGCTCGGTCACGTCGTAGGCGAAGGTGGAGATGCCCACCGTCTGGCCGTTTTCCCGCAGGGCCTGGTAGGTGAAGCTAAAGTAGGTGGTGCGCTCGGGCGTGTCCGCCGCAGCCCCGAACACCAGCGGCACTTCCGTGCCGAAATACGTTACACCGGTTTCGTACACCTGGTCGAGTAAGGTTGCAAAGCCTTGCGCGGCCACTTCGGGCAGGGCCTCGGTCAGCGGGAGGCCCACCAGCGGGCGGTTGGCAAACAGCGTCCGGTAGGCGGCGTTGGCGTATTCGTAGCGGTGCGCGGGCCCGCGCTGAATGCAGATGGCGGCCGGAGTTTGCTCGAATACCTGGTAGAGCGTCTCGCGCTCCTGCACCCGGCGCTCGGCGGCGGCCGCCACTTCGGCTTGCAGGGCCTCAGCCTGCCGGCGGGCGTGCACCTGCTCGGTAACGTCGGCCACCACGGCAATTACGCCCGTCACCTGGCCTTGGGGATTGCGCCAGGGCTGGTACATAACGTTGGCATACACGGGTGCCCGCTGGCCGTGGCGCGTCAGGCGCGCCGATACTTCCTGAAGCCGCAGCGGCTCACCGGTCCGCAACACACGCGCCAGCAGTTCTTCAAAGCCACTGTCCCTGGTTTCGGGCACGGCCTCAAAAATGGGCTGGTTCAGTACCTGCGGGGCGGTTTTGTTCCAGAGGTCCAGCAGGCCTTGGTTGGCCAGCCGGACGACGTGGTCGGGGCCTTCTAGAATGGCAATGGCCACTGGTGCCTGCTCGAAGATGGTGCTCAACTCCGCCCATTGGCGCTCGGCGTCGCGCAGGGCCGCTTCGAGTTGCCGGGTGCGCTCCTGCACGCGGGCTTCCAGCTCCTGGTTAAGCTGCTCAAGCTGCTGGCGGGCCAGCACCTGCTCGGTTACGTCGTAGGCGAAGTTGAGCAGTCCGTCGATGCGGCCCTGGGCGTCGCGCAGGGCCTGGTAAAACACGTCGAAGTAGCGCACCTCCAGCTGCCCCGAGGAGGTGTAGTCCACCCGAGCCGGCATTTCACGGCCGTAAAACGGCTCTCCGGTTTGGTAAACGTGGTCGAACAGCTCAAAGAACTGCTGGCCCTCCAGCTCCGGCAGGGCTTCCCGCGCGGAGCGGCCGTGCAGCAGGCGCCCGGCAACCAGCTGCTCGAAACGGGGATTGATTAGCTCAAAAACGTGGTCGGGCCCGCGGTTGGTAGTAACCTGGGCGGGCAGCTGCATCAGCACCTGGTGCAGGCGCTGGCGCTCGGCTTCGGCCTCGGCGCGGGCTTGCTTTTCGCGGGCCTGGCTTTCGCGCAGGGCCTCTTCTACGGCCGTGCGGGGCTGGTCGCTGGTGTCGGTGAAGCTGACCAGCAGCAGCTCCCCGCTGCGCCGGGCCGCCAGGCGGAAGTAGTTGTCGAGGCCGTCGGCCTGGTAGTTCACCTCGTAGAGGCCAGTGGCGCCGCTCTGAAAGGTGCGGCGGTAGAAGTCGATTACGCCGCTGGCCGTCATTTCGGGGAAGCGGGTAAGGGCCGTGGTGCCGGGCTGCTCGGGCAGGCCGGCCATGCGCTGGGCGGCCGGGTTCAGGTAGTCGAGGTGAAAGTCCACAATCTCTCCGCCGTTGGCTCCGCCGTAGACGGGCCGCAACAGGTTAACCGCAGTAAGCGAAACCTCCAGCAGGTCGGGCAGCAGGCCGTCGGGGAAGGAATACGGGGGCGAA
This region of Hymenobacter sp. YIM 151500-1 genomic DNA includes:
- a CDS encoding (2Fe-2S)-binding protein; the encoded protein is MNPEPELPANHDENRRTFLKQSSLLTALALVPGPVVEAAAAQLDERVAEAFEKIPLSLKVNGVKHKLKVEPRTTLLDLLREQLHLTGTKKGCDYGQCGACTVHVDGQRVNSCLSFAVMHEGREITTIEGLADGDKLHPMQEAFAKHDGFQCGYCTPGQIMSAVACVREGHAGSEAEIREFMSGNICRCGAYTNIVAAIQEVKNGGQKV
- a CDS encoding PAS domain-containing sensor histidine kinase — protein: MIPASPAPAASPPYSFPDGLLPDLLEVSLTAVNLLRPVYGGANGGEIVDFHLDYLNPAAQRMAGLPEQPGTTALTRFPEMTASGVIDFYRRTFQSGATGLYEVNYQADGLDNYFRLAARRSGELLLVSFTDTSDQPRTAVEEALRESQAREKQARAEAEAERQRLHQVLMQLPAQVTTNRGPDHVFELINPRFEQLVAGRLLHGRSAREALPELEGQQFFELFDHVYQTGEPFYGREMPARVDYTSSGQLEVRYFDVFYQALRDAQGRIDGLLNFAYDVTEQVLARQQLEQLNQELEARVQERTRQLEAALRDAERQWAELSTIFEQAPVAIAILEGPDHVVRLANQGLLDLWNKTAPQVLNQPIFEAVPETRDSGFEELLARVLRTGEPLRLQEVSARLTRHGQRAPVYANVMYQPWRNPQGQVTGVIAVVADVTEQVHARRQAEALQAEVAAAAERRVQERETLYQVFEQTPAAICIQRGPAHRYEYANAAYRTLFANRPLVGLPLTEALPEVAAQGFATLLDQVYETGVTYFGTEVPLVFGAAADTPERTTYFSFTYQALRENGQTVGISTFAYDVTEQVRARQEREVQQRRLYALFEQAPAGICIHAGPNLVYEFINPSYQRLLPGRALLGRPLFEALPELVGTDVEALLRHAYATGETHQVQDLLIPVARAEGEGELEDRYFTFVYQARRDEHGQVNAIVNFVFEVTEQVRARRQVQDLNEELAAINEELTATNEELQEANRQLQRTNVDLDNFIYTASHDLKAPITNIEGLLLALQHELPAASRVGDVPQMLQLMQEAVERFKRTIAHLTDVSRLQKEYNPPLAQVALAAVIEEVRLDLTPLLLATQARLEVDVPADCRLIFSEKNLRSVVYNLLSNALKYRHPDRVPRVHIRCRAEAGYQVLQVQDNGLGLDLAHGQEQLFQLFQRLHTHVEGTGIGLYMVKRMVENAGGHITVQSQLGQGSTFAVYFPRQPSPVP
- a CDS encoding cyclophilin-like fold protein; translation: MAQNTSNTAPGAASTISNRLRIRIGSTAFTATLLDNPTAAAFKARLPLTVSMTELNGNEKYYDLPASLPTNATSPGTIQTGDLMLYGSTTLVLFYQPFATRYHYTRLGRIDNPAGLAAALGAKNVTVTFELQ